In Candidatus Defluviilinea proxima, a single genomic region encodes these proteins:
- a CDS encoding NAD-dependent deacylase, protein MWTLTFPPELLSLLLRTSKLVALTGAGASQESGLRTFRDAQVGLWAQYKPEDLASPEAFARDPKLIWDWYAWRREAIKAVRPNPGHYALVEIEKRVSQFTIITQNVDGLHRMAGNQNVLELHGNIQRVRCSECYMFTEIWGDDMESVPKCESCGGLLRPDVVWFGESLPREQLEAAIEATRSCDVFISIGTSGVVQPAASLAHAARHKGAVVIEVNAEPTPLTSKVDYAFHGKSGEILPALVKAVWGE, encoded by the coding sequence GTGTGGACTTTAACTTTCCCGCCTGAACTTCTCTCGCTTCTTCTTCGGACCTCGAAACTGGTCGCACTTACAGGAGCCGGTGCCTCGCAAGAAAGCGGACTCCGCACCTTTCGCGACGCGCAAGTTGGTTTATGGGCGCAGTACAAACCCGAAGACCTAGCGTCGCCTGAAGCGTTTGCCCGTGACCCCAAACTGATTTGGGATTGGTATGCATGGCGGCGCGAAGCGATCAAGGCTGTACGACCCAACCCTGGTCATTATGCGTTAGTCGAGATCGAAAAACGCGTCTCGCAATTTACCATCATCACCCAAAACGTGGACGGCCTGCACCGCATGGCGGGCAATCAAAATGTCCTTGAACTGCACGGCAATATCCAGCGTGTACGTTGTTCCGAATGTTATATGTTCACTGAAATATGGGGGGACGATATGGAGTCTGTTCCCAAGTGTGAGTCATGCGGTGGCTTGTTGAGGCCAGATGTGGTTTGGTTTGGGGAATCCTTGCCACGCGAGCAACTTGAAGCCGCTATCGAAGCGACTCGTTCCTGCGATGTGTTCATCTCGATTGGCACGTCAGGAGTTGTGCAACCGGCCGCGTCTCTGGCGCATGCGGCTCGACACAAAGGGGCGGTCGTGATCGAAGTCAACGCCGAGCCAACACCTCTCACTTCCAAAGTGGATTATGCCTTTCATGGCAAATCTGGTGAAATACTGCCAGCGTTAGTGAAAGCCGTGTGGGGAGAGTGA
- a CDS encoding PD40 domain-containing protein: MIGLCMLIPAANINLGDVNASDPDLPTALPTYTPAPAPTRPNIGRIIFTCTRGDFNQLCMVNADGTGYQQLTNVEAHNYYPVFSPLGGSIVYAANQNGGYFDLFLFIFNGSRLLRLTQNVGNAFSPSFSPDGNTILFANRAADGPTSLWTVENTGKNAKLLYAGPNTIVSADWSPDGKTIAFAMAVDQPNAYEIFLMNPDATDVRQLTRGLSGIGGSLDWSPDGKYLLIYAGSEGDKNIFRIDVEAKTAAQLTQGGNNAACSYSPDGQWIAFNSLRNNDQADLFIMRADGSSMRQITDNPEPDWQPQWEP; this comes from the coding sequence ATGATTGGCCTCTGTATGCTGATCCCTGCGGCGAACATTAACCTTGGCGATGTCAACGCCTCAGACCCCGACCTTCCAACTGCTCTGCCAACCTATACACCTGCTCCCGCACCGACAAGGCCTAACATCGGTCGCATTATCTTCACTTGCACGCGCGGTGATTTCAATCAGCTTTGCATGGTCAACGCTGATGGGACGGGTTACCAACAGCTCACAAATGTGGAAGCGCATAATTATTACCCTGTGTTTTCGCCGTTGGGCGGCTCAATTGTCTATGCGGCAAATCAAAATGGTGGATACTTCGACCTATTCCTCTTTATATTCAACGGCTCGCGCTTATTGCGTTTGACCCAAAATGTTGGGAATGCCTTCTCGCCAAGTTTTTCTCCTGATGGCAATACCATCCTGTTCGCCAACCGTGCGGCTGACGGGCCAACCTCTTTGTGGACGGTGGAGAACACAGGCAAGAATGCAAAGTTGTTATATGCCGGGCCGAATACCATTGTCTCTGCCGATTGGTCGCCAGATGGCAAGACAATCGCATTTGCCATGGCCGTGGATCAACCGAACGCCTACGAAATATTCCTCATGAACCCAGATGCTACCGATGTCCGCCAGTTGACGCGTGGTCTCAGCGGTATTGGAGGTAGTCTTGATTGGTCGCCAGATGGAAAGTATCTGTTGATCTACGCTGGGTCCGAAGGCGATAAGAATATTTTTCGCATTGATGTGGAAGCGAAGACCGCCGCCCAACTCACACAAGGCGGCAACAACGCGGCTTGTTCCTATTCTCCCGATGGTCAGTGGATCGCATTCAATTCCTTGCGGAACAACGATCAGGCTGATCTCTTTATCATGCGGGCCGATGGTTCGTCCATGCGCCAGATCACGGATAACCCTGAGCCCGATTGGCAACCTCAATGGGAGCCGTAA
- a CDS encoding GHKL domain-containing protein has translation MNTSHNPIIRLWKWWFTTRSTDPTVIYRERALRVLLPITILLRGFGIQRAYSGAPELTTPFFPLWVNLFIFIVPIMFSIYFLVGQKVGWAGVFYLLHWNLTDLLSLSIEGYWYSGYQISIILQGILGTLLLPSNAILFFLIFQLTVIGGWGHWLDMNYYDPPLLSSGQPFTDFWTTFITLAAQESMIVFIVRYLRLQMETSLQKQRGVILQLGDEIEQRRHLQNEREQYIDELNKKNAELERFAYTVSHDLRNPLVTIKGFIGMLKKDVKENRPERAEHDMQRIAHAADKMDALLSELLELSRIGRVVNPPEEIDCRELVQDTLDLLDAKILSSNVKIVIADVLPVLYGDRIRLLEVFENLIDNAIKYMGDQPEPVIEIGTRNTAGQQVIFIKDNGIGVDAQYHTKIFGLFEKLDATVEGTGIGLALVKRIIETHHGWVWIESEGLGKGSTFCFTIPDDKK, from the coding sequence ATGAACACGTCGCACAACCCCATCATCCGCTTGTGGAAATGGTGGTTCACCACACGTTCTACTGATCCAACCGTTATATATCGTGAACGCGCCTTGCGTGTCTTGTTGCCTATCACGATCCTTTTGCGTGGTTTCGGTATACAACGCGCGTATTCTGGCGCTCCTGAACTGACTACGCCTTTCTTCCCATTGTGGGTCAATCTATTTATATTTATCGTCCCCATAATGTTTTCGATCTACTTTCTGGTAGGACAAAAAGTCGGCTGGGCGGGTGTGTTTTACCTCCTGCACTGGAATCTCACCGACCTGCTCAGTCTTTCCATTGAGGGGTATTGGTATTCAGGGTATCAGATCTCGATCATTCTTCAGGGGATTCTGGGTACACTGCTCTTGCCGAGTAATGCCATTTTGTTCTTTTTGATCTTTCAGTTGACCGTCATTGGAGGTTGGGGACATTGGCTGGATATGAACTACTACGATCCTCCGCTTCTTTCTTCGGGTCAACCCTTTACCGATTTCTGGACAACGTTCATCACCCTCGCCGCACAGGAAAGTATGATCGTGTTTATTGTCCGTTATTTGCGCCTTCAGATGGAAACATCCTTGCAAAAGCAACGGGGTGTCATTCTCCAATTGGGAGATGAGATCGAACAACGCAGACACTTGCAGAATGAGCGTGAGCAATATATTGATGAGTTGAACAAAAAGAACGCCGAGCTTGAACGTTTTGCTTACACGGTCTCGCATGATCTACGGAATCCGCTGGTTACCATCAAGGGTTTTATCGGCATGCTCAAAAAAGATGTGAAGGAGAATCGCCCTGAACGGGCCGAACATGATATGCAACGTATTGCACATGCGGCGGATAAAATGGATGCCCTACTCTCAGAACTGCTTGAACTCTCGCGCATTGGTCGTGTCGTCAACCCGCCTGAAGAGATCGATTGCCGAGAATTGGTGCAGGATACTCTCGATCTACTGGATGCAAAAATCCTTTCTTCAAATGTCAAAATTGTGATCGCAGATGTTCTGCCTGTTCTGTATGGTGACCGCATCCGTCTGTTGGAAGTATTCGAGAACCTGATCGACAATGCCATCAAGTACATGGGAGATCAGCCAGAACCAGTTATTGAGATAGGTACTCGTAATACGGCAGGTCAGCAGGTTATTTTCATAAAAGATAACGGCATTGGAGTTGATGCACAATACCATACCAAGATTTTTGGCTTGTTCGAGAAATTAGATGCCACGGTGGAAGGCACGGGCATCGGCCTTGCCCTAGTCAAGCGCATCATCGAAACGCATCATGGCTGGGTATGGATCGAATCGGAAGGCTTGGGGAAGGGCTCCACTTTTTGCTTTACCATTCCCGATGACAAAAAATAA
- a CDS encoding ATP-binding cassette domain-containing protein → MSSIEVHNLQKTFQTKRKTEGLGGSVRSLIKPQYSSIEAVRGISFEMEAGELLGFIGPNGAGKSTTIKMLTGILHPSGGDAKVLGYVPWKERQQLAYHIGTVFGQRPQLWYHLPAIDTFRLFGKIFEMEDSETQKRIAFLSEAFEIGDLLETPVRKLSLGQRMRCEVAASLLHRPKLVLLDEPSIGLDVVAKQHIRDAIREMARVENVGVLLTSHDAGDLEALCRRVIVINHGQMVYEDKVSNLKRKFLTSKLVEVRYAEEVSKTFKVEGTEMIKIGQYGVKLRFDTHTTPVEKVLSHLTDAGSVVDITISDPPLEEVIAKIYQTQA, encoded by the coding sequence ATGTCATCCATCGAAGTTCATAACCTCCAAAAAACATTCCAGACTAAACGCAAAACCGAAGGGCTGGGCGGCTCTGTGCGCTCCCTCATCAAACCACAATACAGCTCCATCGAAGCAGTGCGCGGCATCTCGTTTGAAATGGAAGCGGGTGAACTGCTTGGCTTCATCGGCCCAAACGGCGCAGGCAAATCCACCACGATCAAAATGCTCACAGGCATTCTGCACCCCAGTGGCGGCGATGCCAAAGTGCTCGGGTACGTTCCGTGGAAAGAACGACAACAACTCGCCTATCACATCGGCACCGTCTTCGGTCAACGCCCGCAGTTGTGGTATCACCTCCCCGCCATCGATACCTTCCGTCTCTTCGGCAAGATTTTCGAAATGGAAGATAGCGAGACACAAAAGCGCATCGCCTTTCTTTCGGAAGCGTTCGAGATTGGCGACCTCTTGGAGACTCCCGTACGCAAACTTTCCCTCGGGCAACGGATGCGCTGTGAAGTCGCCGCCTCGCTTCTTCACCGACCGAAGCTGGTTCTCCTCGATGAGCCTTCCATTGGCTTGGACGTGGTCGCCAAACAACACATCCGAGATGCCATCCGCGAAATGGCAAGGGTAGAGAACGTTGGTGTCCTACTCACATCTCATGATGCAGGCGATCTCGAAGCCTTATGTCGCCGCGTCATCGTCATCAATCACGGACAGATGGTCTACGAAGATAAAGTCTCCAACCTCAAACGCAAATTCCTCACATCCAAGTTGGTTGAAGTGCGTTACGCTGAAGAAGTATCGAAAACCTTCAAAGTGGAAGGTACCGAGATGATCAAGATCGGTCAATATGGAGTGAAGCTACGGTTCGACACCCACACAACTCCTGTCGAAAAAGTGTTATCGCATCTGACGGATGCAGGCAGTGTAGTTGATATCACCATCTCCGACCCGCCACTGGAAGAGGTCATTGCAAAGATCTATCAGACACAGGCATAA
- a CDS encoding TIGR02594 family protein: MSKYRVTTAALRLRSGPGTTYEIIGMIYRDNTVEGTEITNDWVHIKTVDNIVGWSHRAYLELQAELPPPSNGDTVYRVDATSLNLRQGPGTNYATVGSLIKGEMVNGLALSPDGLWAQVKKSNRATGWASLQYMSRVIIPPASSTDIQMIVTTDTLNVRSGPGTGYTIVGKVNRGDRLIYISATPDWAWVNLKISDTKTGWCSSKYLMEQNDLFALPSEYPATGFHRALTDTLYMREGPGENYPQTVEMKFNRVVIVDTLSSDGKWKHCTNAWGESGWYPVERLSPLGDVAIQKSKEEFPWLPIAFAEFGTREIPGAKNNPRIVEYLNSTDLAQKYPYLPDETDWCAAFVNWCIEKSGLSSMNSALVNPWTKWGKASNPPKRGAVITFLWDDGWAHVSFYLGEIGNYVVCLGGNQSDATWISVYHKKYVTSYRVY; the protein is encoded by the coding sequence ATGTCAAAGTATCGCGTCACAACGGCCGCATTACGTTTACGTTCTGGGCCTGGCACAACTTACGAAATCATCGGCATGATCTATCGGGATAATACCGTCGAGGGCACTGAGATCACGAACGACTGGGTCCATATAAAAACAGTTGACAATATAGTAGGCTGGAGTCATCGCGCCTATCTTGAACTACAGGCAGAACTCCCACCTCCATCCAACGGAGATACCGTCTACCGCGTAGATGCCACCAGCCTCAACTTGCGTCAGGGCCCCGGAACAAACTACGCAACAGTTGGTTCGCTCATCAAGGGCGAAATGGTCAATGGGCTGGCCCTTTCGCCAGATGGCCTGTGGGCACAGGTTAAGAAGTCAAACAGGGCAACGGGCTGGGCTTCGCTCCAGTACATGTCCAGAGTCATCATTCCACCTGCCAGCTCCACAGATATTCAAATGATCGTCACAACCGACACATTGAATGTCCGCTCTGGACCCGGCACGGGGTACACGATCGTCGGCAAGGTCAACCGTGGAGATCGCTTGATCTACATCAGCGCCACGCCAGATTGGGCATGGGTTAACCTCAAGATCAGCGATACCAAAACTGGCTGGTGCTCTTCAAAGTACCTGATGGAACAGAACGATCTCTTCGCCCTGCCATCTGAGTATCCTGCTACAGGCTTTCACCGTGCATTGACAGATACCTTATACATGCGAGAAGGCCCTGGCGAAAATTATCCACAAACTGTAGAGATGAAATTCAATCGCGTCGTCATCGTGGATACGCTTTCAAGCGATGGCAAATGGAAACACTGCACAAACGCTTGGGGCGAATCAGGTTGGTATCCAGTAGAACGCCTCTCCCCGCTCGGAGATGTAGCCATCCAGAAAAGCAAAGAAGAGTTCCCGTGGCTTCCCATCGCATTCGCAGAGTTCGGGACACGTGAGATCCCCGGGGCAAAGAACAATCCCCGAATTGTGGAATACCTGAACAGCACAGACCTGGCCCAGAAATATCCCTACCTGCCCGACGAAACGGATTGGTGCGCGGCCTTCGTCAACTGGTGTATCGAAAAAAGCGGACTTTCCTCCATGAACTCGGCCCTTGTCAATCCGTGGACGAAGTGGGGTAAAGCATCGAATCCCCCTAAACGAGGGGCTGTCATCACCTTCCTCTGGGATGATGGCTGGGCACATGTCTCATTCTATCTAGGCGAGATCGGCAATTACGTCGTCTGTCTGGGCGGCAATCAAAGCGACGCGACATGGATCTCGGTGTACCACAAGAAATATGTAACAAGTTATCGCGTTTACTAG
- a CDS encoding S9 family peptidase, with protein MKSFPIALKRPYEITQHGETRIDHYHWLRQREDPDVLKHLHVEMDYLEEVMGHTKPLQETLFSEMKERIQETDSTVPEERGGYLYYERTEAGKQYPIFCRKKISTGSPEEILLDQNVLAEGKDFCSVSAFEVSPDGNTLAYSVDVKGDEVYTIYFKNLVTQALYPETIANASGSVYYHTGVEWANNSKTLFYSTLDDAKRPFKLHRHELGTNPSQDVTVYTEEDETYFLFFRKTCDDLYIITEHHSTLTSEARFLSADQPNGELKIISPRRQGVEFYVNHHKGFFYILTNENAKNFKLVKAPVANASHEHWQEVIPHHNDVMLTAMDTFANHLVLYERKNGLPQIRIFDADDMSNSHYVNFPDPTYYFEPERNSEFNTNSLRIKYSSLITPVSIVDYHMVTKEWELKKEDKINGYDRSNYVCDLIYATASDGKQIPISISYRKDLKLDGSHPTLLHGYGAYGANLEAEFTPNRISLLDRGFVYAIGHVRGSSVLGREWYEEGKVLKKKNSFTDFIACAEYLIEKGFTSKDKLAILGVSAGGLLVTSCMIMRPDLYKAVIAKVPFVDVINSMSDPTIPLTTHEYDEWGNPEIKEQYEYMMSYSPYDNIKTREYPNLLLTAGYNDPRVAYWEPAKFAAKLRESKTDDNLLLLKTNFHAGHAGSSGRYDFLKEVAFEYVFLIDRLS; from the coding sequence ATGAAATCATTTCCCATTGCATTGAAAAGACCTTACGAGATCACACAACACGGCGAGACACGCATAGATCATTACCACTGGCTCCGTCAACGCGAAGACCCTGATGTGTTGAAGCATTTACATGTTGAGATGGATTATCTCGAAGAGGTCATGGGGCACACGAAGCCATTACAAGAGACGCTTTTCTCCGAGATGAAGGAAAGGATTCAGGAAACCGATTCAACTGTCCCTGAAGAGAGAGGCGGGTATCTGTATTACGAGAGAACAGAAGCAGGGAAGCAGTATCCTATTTTTTGCAGGAAAAAGATTTCGACGGGAAGTCCAGAAGAGATTTTGCTCGATCAAAACGTATTAGCGGAGGGGAAAGATTTTTGCAGTGTCAGCGCATTTGAGGTCAGCCCTGATGGCAACACGCTTGCATACTCTGTGGATGTGAAGGGCGATGAAGTATATACGATCTACTTCAAGAACCTTGTTACTCAAGCGTTGTATCCTGAAACAATAGCGAACGCAAGCGGCAGTGTGTACTATCACACAGGCGTTGAATGGGCGAACAATAGCAAGACGCTCTTCTATTCAACGTTGGACGATGCCAAGCGTCCGTTCAAGTTGCATCGCCACGAACTCGGGACCAACCCATCACAAGATGTTACGGTCTACACAGAAGAAGACGAAACATACTTCCTGTTCTTTCGCAAAACGTGCGACGATCTTTATATCATCACCGAACATCACAGCACACTGACAAGTGAAGCGCGTTTTCTCTCGGCAGATCAACCTAATGGTGAACTGAAAATCATTTCGCCACGCAGGCAGGGCGTTGAGTTCTACGTCAACCACCACAAAGGATTCTTTTACATCCTTACAAACGAGAATGCGAAGAACTTCAAGCTTGTCAAAGCGCCTGTTGCCAATGCAAGCCATGAACATTGGCAGGAAGTTATCCCCCATCACAATGATGTCATGCTGACCGCAATGGATACCTTCGCCAATCATCTCGTATTGTATGAGCGCAAAAACGGCTTGCCGCAAATCCGTATCTTTGATGCGGACGATATGAGCAACTCACATTACGTCAACTTCCCTGACCCCACGTATTACTTTGAGCCAGAAAGAAATAGCGAATTCAACACAAACTCTCTGCGCATCAAATATTCATCGCTCATTACGCCTGTATCGATTGTGGATTACCACATGGTCACAAAAGAATGGGAGTTGAAGAAAGAAGATAAGATCAACGGATACGACAGATCAAACTATGTCTGCGATCTTATTTACGCAACTGCATCGGACGGAAAACAAATTCCTATTTCGATCTCGTATCGCAAAGATCTAAAACTGGATGGGAGCCATCCGACTCTGCTACACGGATACGGAGCCTATGGCGCCAACCTTGAAGCGGAGTTTACACCCAATCGCATCAGCCTTCTGGACCGTGGGTTTGTGTACGCCATCGGACACGTTCGTGGCTCTTCGGTCTTGGGGCGTGAATGGTACGAAGAGGGAAAGGTTTTGAAAAAGAAGAATTCCTTCACTGACTTTATCGCATGTGCGGAGTATCTCATTGAGAAAGGCTTTACCTCAAAAGATAAACTCGCCATCCTTGGCGTGTCAGCAGGTGGCCTGCTCGTGACCTCGTGCATGATCATGCGTCCCGACTTGTACAAGGCTGTCATCGCCAAAGTCCCATTCGTGGATGTCATCAACTCGATGAGTGACCCAACCATTCCGCTTACGACACATGAATACGATGAATGGGGCAACCCCGAGATCAAAGAACAGTATGAGTATATGATGTCCTACTCCCCGTATGACAACATCAAGACAAGGGAATATCCAAATCTTTTATTGACGGCTGGGTACAACGATCCGCGTGTCGCGTATTGGGAACCTGCCAAATTTGCGGCAAAGCTACGCGAATCAAAAACTGACGACAATCTGCTGTTGCTTAAGACCAACTTCCATGCAGGCCATGCTGGTTCTTCAGGACGGTATGATTTCTTGAAGGAAGTCGCATTCGAATATGTGTTCCTGATCGATAGATTGAGCTAG